A window from Candidatus Nitrospira neomarina encodes these proteins:
- a CDS encoding alkaline phosphatase D family protein, which produces MKTASRSVTDWRLAPADMKEWVLLICFCGVLGGCASIESPDSAEQRGSEFNCAVGDVTPHEAIVWLQTTGAQTLKIQYSTDPQWSTFYETIMVSTSPKTDFTAHIPLAGLTPKTRYWYRSLVPGNDPGRPCQFITAPLEDDVTTVTFVVGGDTRHSFQPFSIMETMRMMSPDFFVFLGDTIYADKDTPARELSGYWHKYRENRDGFVRRLIAETSVYAMWDDHEVDSDFTSTNPLMPIGRQAFFTYWPIRQYTPDPTRLYRTFRWGKAVELFLLDTRQYRNPRTNTMLGADQKQWLLTQLESSSARFKFIISSVPFSDPRVDKWGEYPDERDEILGFIDKMGITGVLFLAGDVHLGAVSRMPGLTDRKEFIFGPLAAQMNYKISNREPRFEYFNDASRNFGKITVDPNGLKPSVHIEWFDANKTLLHQVILEEN; this is translated from the coding sequence ATGAAAACGGCATCACGCTCGGTTACGGATTGGAGGCTTGCTCCGGCCGACATGAAAGAATGGGTATTGCTCATCTGCTTTTGTGGAGTGTTGGGAGGGTGCGCCTCCATAGAATCGCCGGATAGTGCAGAACAGAGGGGCAGCGAGTTTAATTGCGCCGTGGGAGATGTGACGCCGCATGAAGCCATCGTGTGGTTGCAAACCACTGGCGCCCAAACACTGAAAATTCAATACTCCACCGACCCACAGTGGTCCACCTTTTACGAAACCATAATGGTCTCAACATCTCCGAAAACCGATTTCACCGCCCACATTCCCCTGGCAGGTTTGACCCCGAAAACACGGTATTGGTATCGGAGCCTGGTGCCGGGTAATGATCCCGGACGACCGTGTCAATTCATCACAGCTCCACTTGAAGATGACGTGACGACCGTGACCTTTGTGGTTGGAGGTGATACGCGCCATAGTTTTCAACCCTTTTCAATTATGGAAACCATGCGCATGATGAGTCCAGACTTTTTTGTCTTTTTGGGAGACACCATTTACGCTGACAAAGACACGCCTGCCCGAGAATTATCAGGCTATTGGCACAAGTATCGAGAAAACCGTGACGGATTTGTCCGACGGCTTATCGCCGAAACAAGTGTTTATGCCATGTGGGACGATCACGAGGTGGACAGTGACTTCACCTCAACGAATCCACTGATGCCTATTGGTCGCCAGGCCTTTTTTACCTACTGGCCCATTCGCCAATACACGCCGGATCCCACCCGTCTCTACCGGACCTTTCGCTGGGGAAAAGCTGTGGAACTCTTTCTCTTGGATACCCGCCAATATCGAAACCCAAGAACCAACACAATGTTGGGAGCTGATCAAAAACAATGGCTGTTGACCCAGCTCGAGTCCTCTTCCGCAAGATTCAAATTTATTATCTCCTCCGTCCCCTTTTCCGATCCTCGGGTCGACAAATGGGGAGAGTATCCTGATGAGCGAGATGAGATCTTGGGTTTTATAGACAAAATGGGCATCACAGGCGTGCTGTTTCTTGCCGGAGATGTGCATCTTGGAGCGGTCAGCCGGATGCCTGGGTTGACGGATCGCAAAGAATTTATTTTCGGTCCGCTGGCCGCCCAAATGAATTACAAGATTTCCAATCGAGAGCCACGATTTGAGTACTTTAACGATGCCTCACGAAATTTTGGGAAAATCACCGTTGATCCTAATGGCTTGAAGCCGTCGGTCCACATAGAGTGGTTTGATGCCAACAAGACCTTGCTTCATCAAGTCATCCTTGAAGAAAATTAA
- a CDS encoding M28 family peptidase, which produces MNTSRWVLLAGTLVVVCAGGWYGMIWMPGSSYQGALPLATDEIHDLEQKLHTHVHTLSRQIGERNLFHYDELLLAAEYIRAEFKSAGYEVLRQTFDVSGKVCENIEAEVRGTDRREDILVIGAHYDSVKGSPGANDNGTGIAAMLALARQFAQSPVSRTLRFVAFANEEPPFFQTPNMGSRVYAQRSRQQNERIILMLSLETIGYYTEAPNTQRYPPPLSLIYPSKGNFIGFVSNLANRNWVQQAVGSFRQHTQFPSEGAALFEWLPGVGWSDHWAFWQEGFPALMVTDTALFRDPNYHTSNDTPDHIHFDHLARVVTGLQHVIRDLANQP; this is translated from the coding sequence GTGAACACTTCACGGTGGGTCCTCTTGGCAGGAACGTTGGTCGTTGTGTGTGCAGGAGGATGGTACGGAATGATTTGGATGCCGGGGAGCAGTTATCAAGGAGCCTTGCCATTAGCGACCGACGAAATACATGACCTGGAGCAAAAACTCCATACCCATGTCCACACGCTGAGCAGACAAATCGGCGAACGCAATCTCTTTCACTACGATGAACTCCTGCTCGCGGCCGAATACATTCGCGCTGAATTTAAATCGGCGGGATATGAGGTCCTTCGCCAAACATTCGACGTTTCCGGAAAAGTCTGTGAAAACATCGAAGCGGAGGTACGCGGGACGGATCGCCGGGAAGACATCCTGGTCATTGGCGCACACTATGATTCCGTTAAAGGAAGTCCCGGCGCGAATGATAACGGGACCGGGATCGCGGCAATGTTGGCCCTGGCCCGGCAGTTCGCCCAATCACCTGTTTCTCGCACCCTCAGATTTGTGGCCTTCGCCAACGAAGAACCCCCTTTTTTTCAAACCCCAAACATGGGAAGCCGCGTATATGCCCAGCGCAGTCGCCAGCAGAATGAACGCATAATTCTCATGCTCAGCCTTGAAACCATTGGCTACTATACTGAGGCACCGAACACCCAACGATACCCACCGCCCCTCAGTCTCATTTACCCGTCAAAGGGAAATTTTATCGGTTTTGTGAGTAACCTTGCGAACAGGAATTGGGTGCAGCAGGCGGTAGGATCCTTTCGGCAGCACACTCAGTTTCCCTCAGAAGGGGCCGCATTATTTGAGTGGTTGCCCGGAGTGGGCTGGTCGGATCATTGGGCCTTCTGGCAGGAAGGATTCCCCGCCCTCATGGTCACGGATACCGCTCTGTTTAGGGATCCGAATTACCACACCTCGAACGATACACCAGATCACATTCACTTCGACCACCTCGCACGTGTGGTCACAGGGCTGCAACATGTCATCAGGGATTTGGCCAACCAACCATGA
- a CDS encoding multicopper oxidase domain-containing protein, producing MIDGKEFDHTRVDWTMKLHGVQEWTLSSKNGNHPFHIHVNPFQVITINGKTRRSALAGHYPC from the coding sequence ATGATTGATGGAAAAGAGTTCGATCACACCCGTGTGGATTGGACGATGAAACTGCATGGGGTCCAGGAGTGGACATTATCATCGAAGAACGGTAACCATCCGTTTCACATACATGTCAATCCATTCCAAGTGATCACAATAAATGGGAAAACCCGTAGATCCGCTCTGGCGGGACACTATCCTTGTTAG
- a CDS encoding NADH-quinone oxidoreductase subunit A translates to MSGSDLLLEYLTKFLPILIFIGLAMGFGLVTLALSYLVQPKYPEPEKLSTYECGSEPFSDSRMPFPIRYYVIAMLFVIFDIEVIFLYPWAITFNQLGMIGFIEMMIFIGLFVVAYVYAWRKGALEWD, encoded by the coding sequence ATGTCTGGCTCAGACCTTCTCCTTGAGTATCTGACCAAATTCCTTCCTATCCTGATCTTCATCGGTCTTGCCATGGGGTTTGGGCTAGTCACTCTTGCTCTGTCCTATTTGGTTCAACCTAAATATCCCGAACCCGAAAAGCTTTCGACCTACGAATGTGGATCTGAACCCTTTTCGGATTCACGTATGCCGTTCCCCATTCGATATTATGTCATTGCGATGCTGTTTGTGATTTTTGATATCGAGGTGATCTTCCTTTATCCTTGGGCAATTACCTTTAATCAATTGGGCATGATCGGGTTTATTGAAATGATGATATTTATTGGATTATTTGTCGTGGCGTATGTGTACGCTTGGCGTAAAGGGGCCTTGGAATGGGATTAA
- a CDS encoding CBS domain-containing protein, translating to MIVQIMQKELKTISEGFSITQAAEKMQKEGIGSLLVERKGIPVGIITDTAIVHKAVGLKKNLDETKVESLMTSPLPTIQLAQTSHDALDLMGDLGVRHLIVCDGPKIVGLISARDLLVYFGSVSEPRIGVD from the coding sequence ATGATCGTCCAAATTATGCAGAAAGAACTGAAAACCATTTCTGAAGGTTTTTCAATCACTCAAGCGGCCGAAAAGATGCAGAAAGAAGGAATTGGAAGCTTGTTGGTTGAACGGAAAGGAATTCCAGTCGGAATCATTACTGATACAGCTATTGTCCATAAGGCCGTTGGCCTCAAGAAAAACCTGGATGAGACCAAGGTAGAAAGTCTCATGACCTCCCCTCTCCCTACGATTCAGTTGGCCCAAACTTCCCATGATGCGTTGGATTTGATGGGTGACTTAGGCGTTCGCCATCTCATTGTATGTGATGGACCGAAAATTGTCGGTTTAATTTCTGCACGGGATCTTCTGGTATATTTTGGAAGTGTTTCGGAACCCAGAATCGGGGTAGATTAA
- the nuoD gene encoding NADH dehydrogenase (quinone) subunit D: MGPQHPSTHGVLKVILELEGERIVKSTPVLGFLHRGVEKLAEGGTYHQFIPHTDRLDYVCAMYNNFAYCRAVEKLMDITLPDRAEYLRTLVAEVQRIIGHLFWLGTQALDIGAMTVFFYTFRDREILLDWFDELCGARLTTSWYRIGGVERDFTPSLTEKVQKFLDYFPPKIEEYVVFLEKNRIWLARTRGVAVISAEDALSFGLSGPTLRGSGVDYDLRKYEPYSAYPKCEFSVPVGKNGDTYDRYWIRIEEMRESLKIIQQCLQQMEPGPILADVPSVTLPPKDRVFTNLESMIQQFKLFSQGFDAPAGEIYCGTEAHKGELGFYIVSTGGGRPYRLKIRAPSFIHMGAFDYMAKGYMIADAVTIFGTYDIVMGECDR, encoded by the coding sequence ATGGGGCCACAACACCCGAGTACGCATGGGGTGTTGAAGGTGATTTTAGAGCTTGAGGGTGAGCGAATTGTGAAATCCACGCCGGTACTTGGCTTTCTTCATCGAGGAGTCGAAAAACTGGCTGAGGGTGGAACGTATCACCAGTTTATACCCCATACCGATAGGCTGGATTATGTTTGCGCGATGTATAACAACTTCGCATACTGTCGGGCTGTGGAAAAACTCATGGACATCACTCTTCCCGACCGGGCGGAATATCTCCGGACTCTTGTGGCTGAAGTGCAGCGTATTATCGGCCATTTGTTCTGGTTGGGCACCCAGGCCTTGGATATCGGGGCAATGACCGTGTTCTTTTATACGTTTCGTGACCGGGAGATATTGTTGGATTGGTTCGATGAACTGTGTGGGGCCAGACTGACAACCAGCTGGTATCGCATTGGCGGGGTCGAACGCGATTTCACCCCTTCGTTGACGGAAAAAGTCCAAAAGTTCCTGGACTACTTTCCTCCAAAAATTGAGGAATATGTGGTATTTTTGGAAAAAAACCGCATCTGGTTGGCTCGGACACGGGGTGTGGCAGTGATCTCTGCCGAAGATGCGCTGAGTTTTGGATTGAGCGGTCCGACCTTGAGAGGATCCGGAGTTGATTACGATCTGCGGAAATATGAACCCTATAGCGCGTATCCTAAATGTGAATTTAGCGTGCCTGTGGGAAAAAATGGAGACACCTACGATCGGTACTGGATTCGGATTGAGGAAATGCGTGAAAGCCTCAAAATTATTCAACAATGCTTGCAGCAAATGGAGCCAGGGCCGATTTTGGCTGATGTGCCGAGTGTGACTTTACCTCCTAAGGATCGGGTGTTCACGAATCTGGAGTCGATGATTCAACAATTCAAACTTTTTTCGCAGGGATTTGATGCACCAGCCGGGGAGATCTACTGCGGAACGGAAGCGCATAAAGGCGAATTGGGATTCTATATTGTCAGTACGGGCGGAGGTCGGCCCTATCGTCTGAAAATTCGTGCGCCTTCTTTTATTCATATGGGCGCCTTCGATTATATGGCCAAAGGCTATATGATTGCCGATGCGGTCACGATTTTTGGAACATATGATATTGTTATGGGAGAGTGTGATCGGTAG
- a CDS encoding class I SAM-dependent methyltransferase: MMPTPSHSSSLKNPPAWLCELPKKDPWSRPFAESLLTHLDLSEGATILDVACGDGIPAFYLAHHVGPGGHVIGMDVNHAQLIRARAVQGPYFPWLEFRLGDVRMLPPDLGQFDRITGNLSFMFFRPHRLEALQQLTRLLKPGGQLVLTFPSLGTFDSLWKRVDREMAQRGLTKEREAFADYLAERPSAVDARTWLGACGLTNIDVTEYPLEVHTGPGQEFLFHPLLRGGFLDDVYECFADQTLADQFMNTISLDTQSFVPLFAQRCVMAGWLPKP, translated from the coding sequence ATGATGCCCACTCCTTCCCATTCATCTTCGTTGAAGAACCCGCCGGCATGGTTGTGTGAACTGCCGAAAAAAGATCCCTGGTCGAGACCATTTGCCGAAAGCCTGTTGACCCACTTGGATCTCTCTGAAGGCGCAACGATACTGGATGTGGCCTGTGGAGATGGGATTCCTGCCTTTTATCTCGCTCATCATGTTGGACCAGGTGGCCATGTCATTGGAATGGATGTCAATCACGCCCAACTCATTCGTGCCCGCGCCGTTCAGGGACCATATTTTCCCTGGCTGGAATTTCGGCTTGGGGATGTCCGAATGTTGCCACCCGATCTCGGCCAATTTGATCGCATCACGGGAAATCTGTCCTTTATGTTTTTTCGGCCTCACCGACTTGAAGCCCTCCAGCAATTGACTCGGCTTCTCAAGCCTGGAGGACAATTGGTTCTCACATTCCCCTCCCTGGGAACGTTTGATTCCTTATGGAAACGCGTGGATCGGGAAATGGCCCAACGAGGGCTCACGAAAGAACGAGAAGCATTTGCGGACTATCTCGCCGAACGGCCTTCGGCGGTGGATGCCCGAACATGGCTGGGAGCATGCGGATTGACCAACATTGACGTGACAGAATATCCCCTGGAAGTGCACACCGGTCCAGGCCAAGAGTTTCTGTTTCATCCGTTGCTCCGCGGGGGATTCTTAGACGATGTCTATGAATGCTTCGCCGATCAAACACTGGCAGACCAATTCATGAATACGATTTCCCTCGACACCCAAAGCTTCGTGCCGCTTTTCGCACAACGCTGTGTCATGGCTGGTTGGTTGCCAAAACCATAA
- a CDS encoding carboxypeptidase regulatory-like domain-containing protein — MNNSNALWILLASLFLVMDPGASHAYEVGNVQTGGSIHGRVSFLGSPPEPLHFKVEKNPEICGQERSLMKVEARDGFLAGAVVVLEGINTGKPFSSKTFTGNLPGTGEFRYLGGDSLGLQVKTHDCNFGPFTGVIAANEAVRFQNQDSIKHVLHSFVSKDSKGRILRTVHNQDLQPHDEIAREFPSDKMEDGVVVRIICNRHDFMQNWLYVVDNPYYAISDEKGRFTIDQIPPGTYTLLVRHPVLGEQRQEVTIDAQGYLQVEFAFVDE; from the coding sequence ATGAATAATAGCAATGCCTTGTGGATATTACTGGCTAGTCTATTCCTGGTCATGGACCCCGGTGCGTCCCATGCGTATGAAGTGGGGAATGTTCAAACTGGTGGATCCATCCATGGAAGGGTTTCTTTCCTAGGCTCCCCCCCAGAGCCCTTACACTTTAAAGTAGAAAAAAATCCAGAGATTTGTGGTCAGGAACGAAGCCTCATGAAAGTTGAAGCTCGGGATGGATTCTTGGCTGGTGCGGTGGTCGTGCTTGAAGGCATCAATACGGGAAAACCATTTTCTTCAAAAACCTTCACGGGGAATTTACCTGGAACGGGTGAATTTCGATACCTGGGAGGGGACTCCCTCGGACTTCAGGTCAAGACCCACGATTGCAATTTTGGTCCTTTCACGGGTGTGATCGCAGCTAATGAAGCCGTGCGGTTTCAGAACCAGGATTCGATCAAGCATGTCCTGCACTCCTTTGTTTCCAAGGATAGCAAAGGAAGAATTCTGCGCACGGTTCATAATCAGGATCTTCAACCTCATGATGAAATCGCCCGGGAATTTCCCTCAGACAAAATGGAAGACGGGGTCGTGGTGCGGATCATTTGTAATCGGCATGACTTCATGCAGAACTGGTTGTACGTGGTAGATAACCCGTATTATGCCATTTCTGATGAGAAGGGCCGGTTCACCATTGACCAAATTCCGCCGGGAACGTATACGTTGTTAGTCCGGCATCCGGTGTTGGGTGAACAGCGCCAGGAGGTCACCATTGATGCACAAGGATATTTGCAGGTGGAATTTGCGTTCGTGGATGAATGA
- a CDS encoding NADH-quinone oxidoreductase subunit C, translating to MHPIAEKIQNRFPEGFVGANEWRGDLAITVKREALHDVCSYIRKDPDLDCDYMVHVSSVDWPDDEERFEVVYEVYSIRKRHRIRIKTRVPEHDCLVDSMTDLWMGADFMEREVFDMMGIRFNRHPDLRRILMPDDYTEGYPLRKDFPVQGKGWRDTFDFLNDPT from the coding sequence ATGCATCCGATCGCAGAAAAGATCCAAAACCGATTTCCTGAAGGGTTTGTGGGAGCCAATGAATGGCGGGGAGACTTGGCGATTACTGTCAAGCGGGAAGCCCTGCATGATGTCTGTTCATATATCCGGAAGGATCCTGACCTGGACTGCGATTACATGGTACATGTTAGTTCAGTGGATTGGCCTGATGATGAAGAACGATTTGAAGTGGTCTATGAAGTCTACTCGATTCGGAAACGCCATCGCATCCGAATCAAAACCCGGGTTCCCGAACACGATTGTCTGGTTGATTCCATGACGGATCTTTGGATGGGAGCGGATTTCATGGAACGTGAAGTGTTTGACATGATGGGGATCCGGTTTAACCGCCATCCGGACCTTCGGCGCATTTTGATGCCAGATGATTACACCGAAGGATATCCGCTTCGCAAAGATTTCCCCGTTCAGGGGAAAGGCTGGCGTGATACTTTTGATTTTTTAAACGACCCGACGTGA
- a CDS encoding NADH-quinone oxidoreductase subunit B, producing the protein MGLIQIGKPQKDGDLGIMTLSLEKAVNWARKGSLWPMTFGLACCAIEMIAAVSSRYDIDRYGAGVFRASPRQSDLMIVAGTVCRRMAPVIRKIYDQMPEPKYVISMGSCATSGNIYDSYSVVQGVDRFVPVDIYVPGCPPTPEALFDGILKLQDRIMQKRVFTKQPEQVKV; encoded by the coding sequence ATGGGATTAATTCAAATCGGGAAGCCACAAAAAGACGGCGATCTGGGGATTATGACCCTTTCCCTGGAGAAAGCCGTAAACTGGGCCCGAAAAGGCTCTCTGTGGCCCATGACGTTCGGTTTAGCCTGTTGCGCTATTGAAATGATCGCCGCCGTGTCGTCCCGTTATGATATTGACCGGTATGGCGCAGGAGTGTTCCGTGCCTCGCCCCGTCAATCTGATTTGATGATTGTAGCCGGAACCGTCTGTCGCCGAATGGCTCCGGTTATTCGCAAAATTTATGACCAGATGCCTGAACCAAAATATGTGATTTCCATGGGGTCATGTGCCACATCCGGCAATATTTATGATAGTTATAGCGTTGTTCAGGGGGTCGATCGATTCGTTCCCGTTGATATTTATGTGCCGGGTTGTCCTCCGACCCCGGAAGCATTGTTTGATGGGATTTTGAAATTACAGGATCGGATCATGCAAAAACGGGTGTTCACCAAACAACCGGAACAGGTGAAAGTCTAA
- a CDS encoding phytoene desaturase family protein: MRHLPLALAGYLEAHNGEIRTGARVNNIVVENRKAIAVRLVDGEEIRVDQLIASNVDPQHLVLDLLGEDQVGINLANKMRQYELGESVMVMYLALDSPVEYKAGPLAGKSVYVHPTPASLNYFSRLFYEVRRGWLPSEPFFLMCNDSVGDPTRVPSGKGLMKLVVQPVPYIIKGDATGKIASRIWNEAKEPFADFIIDCITQDYIPNLRGRILKRVVHSPQDLEELMPSAPRGTITHGAFVPYQTGSMRPIPELGNYRSPISNVYLCGSGSHPGAGVTMAPGRNAAQSIYQDLNLDFANTFSRS, translated from the coding sequence ATGCGCCATCTTCCTCTCGCACTGGCCGGATATCTCGAAGCTCATAACGGGGAGATCAGGACAGGTGCTCGAGTTAATAACATCGTGGTTGAGAATAGAAAGGCGATTGCGGTACGGCTTGTCGATGGTGAAGAGATTCGGGTAGACCAATTGATTGCTTCAAACGTCGACCCCCAGCACCTCGTGCTGGACCTGCTTGGGGAAGATCAGGTAGGGATAAACCTTGCCAATAAGATGCGTCAGTATGAATTAGGAGAATCCGTGATGGTTATGTATCTGGCGCTTGACAGCCCCGTCGAGTACAAGGCGGGACCGCTTGCCGGGAAGTCGGTTTATGTGCATCCCACCCCAGCATCCCTGAACTATTTTTCCCGTCTTTTTTATGAAGTCCGTCGTGGTTGGTTGCCATCAGAACCATTTTTTCTCATGTGCAACGACTCCGTCGGAGATCCGACTCGTGTGCCTTCCGGAAAAGGATTAATGAAACTCGTTGTGCAACCGGTTCCGTATATCATCAAGGGTGATGCCACAGGGAAGATTGCAAGTAGGATTTGGAATGAAGCCAAAGAACCCTTTGCCGATTTTATCATCGATTGCATTACTCAGGATTATATTCCTAATCTCCGAGGAAGGATTTTGAAAAGAGTTGTCCATAGTCCCCAGGATCTCGAAGAATTAATGCCGAGTGCCCCTCGGGGGACGATTACCCATGGTGCCTTTGTCCCCTATCAGACGGGGTCCATGCGTCCGATACCGGAGTTGGGGAACTATCGATCTCCTATCTCGAACGTGTATCTTTGCGGATCGGGCAGCCATCCGGGCGCCGGAGTCACGATGGCGCCTGGACGTAATGCAGCCCAAAGCATTTATCAAGATCTCAACCTGGATTTCGCCAACACTTTTTCCAGGTCATGA
- a CDS encoding multicopper oxidase domain-containing protein, whose translation MGKPVDPLWRDTILVRTNPPATETMRTRYEVFTGKYVFHCHNLVHEDRGMMQLVEILSS comes from the coding sequence ATGGGAAAACCCGTAGATCCGCTCTGGCGGGACACTATCCTTGTTAGAACCAATCCGCCTGCGACAGAAACTATGCGTACGCGATACGAGGTGTTTACCGGCAAGTATGTCTTTCATTGCCACAATCTGGTCCATGAGGATCGAGGCATGATGCAATTGGTTGAAATTTTGTCCTCATGA
- a CDS encoding phytoene desaturase family protein, whose amino-acid sequence MSAQYDAVVIGSGHNGLTCACYLAKAGLKVLVLEQYHSIGGMTNTEELTLPGFMSDTHAICLQVANFSPALHELQLARYGFELIYSDPCLTHVFPDGRSISVRRNLDETCHSIAQFSERDSITWRRLYERFLDVKEQIVRSINSPPPTFSDQAAVLQRLPGGLDEYRFQLQTFRSWCDGMFEAEETKVLFGSWDLHVGASPDDVGGGELSLAFFYGHPALWE is encoded by the coding sequence ATGTCAGCCCAATATGATGCCGTTGTGATTGGGAGTGGTCACAACGGACTGACATGTGCCTGTTATCTTGCGAAAGCCGGCCTCAAGGTCCTCGTACTAGAGCAGTATCATTCGATCGGTGGTATGACCAATACGGAAGAGCTGACCCTACCCGGCTTTATGTCTGACACGCATGCGATTTGTCTTCAGGTCGCGAACTTTTCGCCGGCCCTCCATGAGCTGCAGTTAGCCCGATACGGTTTCGAGCTGATCTATTCCGATCCTTGCCTTACTCACGTCTTTCCAGATGGCCGCTCGATCTCCGTGCGTCGGAACCTGGATGAAACGTGTCACAGTATCGCTCAATTCTCAGAAAGGGATTCTATAACGTGGCGCAGGCTATACGAACGATTTCTTGACGTGAAGGAGCAGATTGTCCGTTCAATCAATAGTCCACCACCGACTTTTTCTGACCAAGCGGCGGTCTTGCAGCGTTTGCCTGGTGGTCTCGACGAATACCGCTTTCAACTGCAAACATTCCGATCATGGTGCGACGGGATGTTTGAAGCGGAAGAAACCAAAGTTCTCTTCGGTTCCTGGGATTTGCATGTGGGTGCTTCTCCGGATGACGTGGGGGGGGGCGAGCTTAGCCTGGCTTTTTTCTATGGTCATCCAGCACTTTGGGAATAA
- a CDS encoding methyltransferase, translated as MAEEVTPDRIMQLGMAFWGSKTLLSAVELGVFSELAKQPLDAQALQARLGLHPRSARDFFDALVALGMLDRRNGHYANTSETDLFLDKAKPTYLGGWLEMVNFRLYRFWGNLTEGLRTGLPQNEVKEGKNFFEELYSDPRRLKEFLSSMTGLSMGASRKIASQFPWKQYHTFIDVGSAQGGLAVQVGLAHEHITGGGFDLPVTGPIFKEYVHSFGLSSRLNFYPGNFFSDPLPKAEVLSMGHILHDWNLEEKKMLIAKAYDALPPSGALIIFESLIDDERRSNAFGLMMSLNMLIELPGGFDYTGADCTGWLREAGFRETRVEHLIGADSMVVGIK; from the coding sequence ATGGCAGAGGAAGTAACGCCGGATCGAATCATGCAATTGGGAATGGCCTTCTGGGGCTCTAAGACACTATTGAGCGCCGTAGAACTCGGCGTCTTCTCTGAGTTGGCCAAACAGCCGCTTGACGCTCAGGCCCTGCAGGCACGTCTGGGGCTTCATCCTCGCAGCGCGCGGGATTTTTTTGATGCGCTTGTCGCACTGGGCATGTTGGATCGGCGGAATGGACACTATGCCAATACATCCGAGACCGATCTGTTTTTAGATAAAGCCAAACCCACCTACTTGGGAGGGTGGCTGGAAATGGTCAATTTCCGTCTTTACCGATTTTGGGGAAACCTGACCGAGGGATTACGGACCGGGCTACCGCAGAATGAAGTTAAAGAAGGCAAAAATTTCTTTGAAGAATTGTACAGCGATCCTCGGCGCCTGAAAGAGTTTTTAAGTTCCATGACAGGGTTGAGCATGGGAGCCAGCAGAAAAATCGCCTCTCAATTTCCCTGGAAACAATACCACACCTTTATTGATGTCGGATCCGCTCAAGGGGGATTAGCGGTGCAGGTGGGATTGGCGCATGAACATATCACCGGCGGTGGGTTTGATTTACCCGTCACGGGTCCGATTTTTAAGGAATACGTCCACTCCTTCGGACTGTCCTCCCGATTGAATTTTTATCCGGGAAATTTCTTCTCGGACCCCCTTCCAAAAGCCGAAGTGCTCTCAATGGGCCATATTCTCCACGACTGGAATTTGGAAGAAAAGAAAATGTTGATCGCTAAAGCTTATGACGCCTTGCCCCCAAGCGGCGCCCTGATTATCTTCGAGTCGTTGATCGATGATGAGCGACGCTCAAACGCCTTCGGTCTCATGATGAGTTTGAATATGTTGATCGAGTTACCAGGGGGGTTTGACTATACCGGCGCGGATTGCACCGGGTGGCTGCGGGAAGCCGGATTTCGCGAAACCCGCGTGGAGCATTTAATCGGAGCGGATTCCATGGTGGTAGGCATCAAATGA